The region GGTTTACCGTGAATAACAATGGTATAATTCTTTTTTGCGATCACTTCGCTGCGGTTCCATACTTTTTCTACAAATGGGCAGGTGGTGTTGTATTTTTCTGTTTGAATTTCTTTTTCATGCAGTAATGCTTCTATTTCCAGTGTAGTACCAAATGCCGGAATGATAACTACATCATCTTTTTTCAATTCATTAAAGGAAATTATCTGTTTTCCATAAGTATCCTGCATAAACTGCACACCATGGGATTGGAGGTCAGCATTTACCTGCGGGTTATGTATCATTTCACTTAACAGGAAAATCCGTTTACCGGGATTTTCTTCTACTGTTCTGAATGCAATGTCAATGGCATTTTCAACGCCATAACAAAATCCAAAATGTCTTGCAAGGAAAATTTGCAGCGGACCAAAATCGAGTAGAGTAGGAGTAAAATCTTTTTTCATTTTATCCTGCTCTTTCCGCTTTTTCTTAATAGCGGTAATTAATGGACTGCGATAAATAATAGGAACATCAAATTGCTTCACACTGCAAATTTAGGTATTTGATTTTTGAGGTAAGATTGTGCATTATGCTCCTTCTTCCTAACTAAAAATGCCGCTTCAACTGAGCGGCATTTTAAATTATTATTAGTTATTAATCTCTATTAATCATCTCCAAGGTTCAGTGGGTAGGTATGAGTACCATTGTATCCCGGATAAAAACCTTCAAGCTCAACGGTGCCTGTTACATTGGAAAGTAACTTGCTCAATTCTTCAACAGTTGTTACTTCATTTCCATTCACACTTGTAATAACAAATCCTTCCTCCATCTTCGAAGCCTTCAATGCGCCATTTGCTCTTAAGGATTTTACAATTACACCGCCTTCAACACCATAGGCAGTTGCCCGGCTTTTCGGAAAACTTTCCAGTGTGCCACCCAATTTCTCCTGAATGTTTGTTGCAGTTACCACTTCCAGTTTACCTGCAGATTCTTTCAGGATAACTGTTGTTACATATTCCTTGCCGGTACGTATATAAGTCACCGGTACTTTATCACCGGGCTTAAATTGTGCGATCTGTCCGCTCATTTCCAAACCATTTGAAACGGTGCTGTTATTTACTTTAGTGATCACATCACCTTTTTTAATTCCGGCTGAGGCAGCAGCGCCATCATTAGGTACTGCGCTTACAAAAACACCCGAACCATCATTTACTCCGGCTTTCTTCACTTCTTTTTCATTCAGATCTTCATTGGGAATATAGCTGATTCCCAAAAATCCGCGTTTAACATCACCATACTGTATCAGATCGTTCACTATTTTCTTTACAATATTTACAGGGATAGCGAAACCATAGCCAATATAACTGCCGGAATAACCACCATTGATAGCAGAATTAATCCCGATCAATTGTCCATCCGTATTGATTAACGCACCACCGCTATTGCCCTGGTTGATGGCTGCATCGGTTTGAATGAATGATTCAATTGGCGTCTGGCTTTGACGACTGTTAATACCAATTGTTCTTTCCTTTGCGCTAACAATACCTGCAGTTACAGTTGTTTCCAGCGAAAGAGGATAACCTACCGCCAATACCCACTGACCGAGTTTTACATTATCTGAATTTCCATATAGCATAAAAGGAAGACTCTTGCCATCAATTTTTAATACAGCAAGATCGCTGCTGGGATCACGGCCAATGAGCCGGGCCTTATAAACCTTTTTATTATTGAGTGTAACTGTAATTTCTTCAGCTATTCCCTGGCCGCCATCAGAAATTACATGGTTGTTGGTTACTATATAACCATCTTCGGAGATCAGCACACCGCTGCCAGATGCTTTTTGTTCCGGGATTACTTGTGGGCCAAATTCAAAGAACCTCTCAAACCAATCGTCCATATTATTACCCCTGCTACGTGGTAGGCTATTACTCGCCTGCTTTGCAGGAATTTTTGTTTTTATATGAACAACAGCTTGTACAGCTGCTTCGGATGCTTTTGTAAAATCAATGGTAGCCGTAGGTGTACCGTCTTCATTAAAGCCAACATAGTTTACCGGCATTTTACCTGAATCGGTTTGTTGTACAAAGGTCACTGGGTTTTTGCCAATGATTTTTCCATAAATCCATACGCTTCCAATTGCTGAAAAGGCGCTGATGCCTGCAATCAGTAAAAGTTGTTTCAATTTCATATTCATGGGTTTTTAAAATGTGTTTTCAAAAATTGTTCCTTATGTCCTGCAAATTACCAAAGCGTCAGTTCAAATGTAATACCGTCAGTTTAGTTTAACAAAGCCTTTACTAAAGGCTTCGTAGTTCTTTGATATTTCAAATTTAATCATCATTTCAGATATACGGTAACCTGGGTTATAGGTTGTGTAAAAAATCCATTGTATTCACCCCATCGGCAAAATCATCCAACCCGGGAAATTGTGCCTGGCCGAAGGGAACAAAATCCTTGCCTACGATGCACTGCAGATCCTGGCTCATATTCAATGTGGCTTTCACAGAATCCAGGTCAGAATAGAATTCATAGTTCAACTGGCTGATAGGCGAAAAGATAGAAGACTCCTGCACAAGGAGGAGTGAGCTATTACTCATGTAATATTTACTATTCAGAATATGGATAGCGAGGTTATAATCATAATTGTTTTTGTATTTATAATGATCGGCCAGCCAGTTGTACTTCTTAAAACTTTCGAGTAAGGGAATAAAATCATAACCTTCCGGAACATAGATCTTGGTCACATTCCTGCAGCCCAAACCAAAAAACAGGTACACATCATCTGCCAATTTTTCAAGTTCGGCGGTGGTCTCATTGCCGGAAAGTATTGCGACTGAAGTTTTATTACGGCGGATAATATGGGAGTACTTACCAAAATAATATTCGAAATAACGGGAGCTATTATTACTGCCTGTGGCAATATAGGCATCACAGCCTTTCAGCATTTCTTCAAACCTGATAAAAGAAGATGTCTCTGGTTCCCATTCAATGAGTTTATCTGTAAGATGTTTAATTAGCGTTTCATCCTTTGATGATAATTTTATTAAAGCCTTATGTCCGCTTATGAATACTGCAAGCAGATCATGAAAGCCGACCATTGGAATATTACCTGCCATGATTATTCCAACCATCTTTGGGTTTTCAAGGGTTGATTTCAGATCATACGCTTTTGCCCATTGTTCAAGTAAATCCTTCTGCAAAAAACGCCGGGCTATATTTTCTGAAGCGAGGTTGGTAAATTCAGGGATGAACCAACCATTGACGTGACCGGCTTTTATTTTGGCTTCAGCCCACTGTTCGTTGCCCGATAAAATATATTCTCCCAGTCTTGATAATAAATTAATCCTGTATTGTAAATTCATTCCTGTATTTTATATTTGAGGCACAAATTTAGTTTGCAACCCCTTTAAATAAATTTTTTATGGCAATCAAGATTACTGAAGAATGTATAAACTGCGGCGCCTGCGAGCCCGAATGTCCAAACAATGCGATTTATGAAGGTGGCGTGGAATGGGCCGTAAGTGATGGTACAACTGTAAAAGGTTCTTATACATTGATGGACGGCACAGTTGTAGATGCAGATCAGAAAAATGCCCCCGTATCAAATGATATTTACTATATCACACCCAATAAATGCACAGAATGCCAGGGTTTTCATGAAGAACCTCAGTGTGCTGCTGTTTGCCCTGTAGATTGTTGTGTACCCGATGAAATGTACCAGGAAACAGTTGATGATTTACTGGCTAAAAAAGGAAAGTTGCACATTTAATTTGTGCTTTTCGTGTGCAAAAGAATCAAGACTTAAAGTTGTCAATGCCTTTTTGAGTTAATACCTTTAGTACAGGTTAAAATATATAATGTAGCGGCGATAAGCCGCAATTAAAATGGCGGGTGATATTTCCCGTCAGTAAAAAGGTGAGGGCAACACAGTCTTCACCTTTCTTATTTAGCTTCTATCCCCATTCTCCATAGCAGGCAGGTCTAAAAAGACGTAAGAAACAGCTTATTATAAATTTATTTTAGCAATTCAGGTTTCCCAGTCTTGGTTTTTTAGTGAATATTTGTGCATCCAAAATCACACACTATTCCATGAAGAAAAAAATAGCTCTTGTCACAGGTGGCTTTTCCGGGGAGGCACAGATTTCTTATAAAAGTGCAGTTACCATTGATAAAAACCTTGACCGGGAAAAATTCGAAGTATATAAAATTGATATCAACCCACAAGGTTGGTTTTATGATTTGCCGGATGGCAGTAAGACAGAGATCAATAAGAACGATTTTTCACTTAATATCAATGGGAAGAAAATAAATTTTGATGCTGTGTTCATTGGCATGCACGGCACACCCGGAGAGGATGGAAAACTGCCAGGCTTTTTTGATACGTTGAAGATCCCTTACACTTGTTGTGATGCAGCAACATCTGCTATTACTTTTAATAAAAGATATACTGTTGCGGTTGCCAAAATGGGTGGCATCAATGTTGCTGAATCAGTTCACCTGTTCCGTCATACTGCCTATAATACCAGTGAAATTTTAAACAAACTGAAACTGCCGGTATTTGTAAAGCCCAATAATGGCGGCAGCAGTATTGGCATGAGCAAAGTGCATAAGCCAGAAGATCTTGAAGAAGCAATAGAAAAAGCATTTAAAGAAGATGACCAGGTATTGGTAGAGCAAATGGTGAAAGGAAGAGAATTTACAGTTGGCGTTTTTAAATCAAAAGGCGAAATAACCGTATTGCCGATCACTGAAGTGATGACAGAAAAAGATTTTTTTGATTTTGAAGCAAAATACCAGGGAAAATCATCTGAGGTAACGCCTGCTGAAATTGATGAATCGGTTGCAAATAAGATTCGCAATGCGGCAAAAAAAATTTACCAGGTTCTTAACTGTCGGGGAGTGGTGAGGATCGATTTTATATACAATGAAGAGGTCGGCGAACCGTTTATGCTGGAAGTAAATACTATTCCGGGACAAACTGATGCAAGCATTATACCCCAGCAAGTAAAGAGTCTTGGCTGGGACCTGAAAGATTTTTATTCAAAACTGGTAGAAGAAATTTTATAAACGAAAATAACAGAGTGCTAAAACAAATCACACATCGTCCACTTTGGGTAAACCTGCTCGTTGGTCTATTATTGATCATAGGAGTTTTCACAGTGTTTATTTTGTCATTGAACTGGCTCACCAATCATGGCAAATCAAAAACTATACCCGCTGTAGTAGGAAAAAATTTCGATGAAGCAATGGATATCCTGAAAAAGCAGGGCTTTGATGTGACGGTACAGGATTCCATTTATGTTGATACGCTTCCGAAATTTACCGTCATCAAACAATTTCCATCTCCTGATGCAGTCGTGAAAGTAAACCGGAATGTTTATATCACAGTAAACCGTGCTGTTCCCCCAATGGTTGAAATGCCTAACCTTGTTAATTATAGTTTTCGCAGTGCTGAAATGGGTTTAAAAAATAATAATCTAAGGTTGGGAGATACAACCTTCAAACCGAGATTTGACAAGCATACAGTCATGGAACAATGGTATAATGGGGCGCCTATTGCGCCGGGTACAAAGATCAGGATGGGAAGTAAGATCGATCTTGTGCTTGCAAGTGGTGTCGGCAACCTTGAGTTTTCGGTTCCAGATTTAAGAGGACTGAGTTATGGACAAGCTAAAGGAATGCTGGAATCAAATGGACTCGTCATTGAATTGATGCAGGTTGATGCAGATATAACCGATAC is a window of Bacteroidota bacterium DNA encoding:
- a CDS encoding PDZ domain-containing protein; translation: MKLKQLLLIAGISAFSAIGSVWIYGKIIGKNPVTFVQQTDSGKMPVNYVGFNEDGTPTATIDFTKASEAAVQAVVHIKTKIPAKQASNSLPRSRGNNMDDWFERFFEFGPQVIPEQKASGSGVLISEDGYIVTNNHVISDGGQGIAEEITVTLNNKKVYKARLIGRDPSSDLAVLKIDGKSLPFMLYGNSDNVKLGQWVLAVGYPLSLETTVTAGIVSAKERTIGINSRQSQTPIESFIQTDAAINQGNSGGALINTDGQLIGINSAINGGYSGSYIGYGFAIPVNIVKKIVNDLIQYGDVKRGFLGISYIPNEDLNEKEVKKAGVNDGSGVFVSAVPNDGAAASAGIKKGDVITKVNNSTVSNGLEMSGQIAQFKPGDKVPVTYIRTGKEYVTTVILKESAGKLEVVTATNIQEKLGGTLESFPKSRATAYGVEGGVIVKSLRANGALKASKMEEGFVITSVNGNEVTTVEELSKLLSNVTGTVELEGFYPGYNGTHTYPLNLGDD
- a CDS encoding acyl-CoA reductase, whose amino-acid sequence is MNLQYRINLLSRLGEYILSGNEQWAEAKIKAGHVNGWFIPEFTNLASENIARRFLQKDLLEQWAKAYDLKSTLENPKMVGIIMAGNIPMVGFHDLLAVFISGHKALIKLSSKDETLIKHLTDKLIEWEPETSSFIRFEEMLKGCDAYIATGSNNSSRYFEYYFGKYSHIIRRNKTSVAILSGNETTAELEKLADDVYLFFGLGCRNVTKIYVPEGYDFIPLLESFKKYNWLADHYKYKNNYDYNLAIHILNSKYYMSNSSLLLVQESSIFSPISQLNYEFYSDLDSVKATLNMSQDLQCIVGKDFVPFGQAQFPGLDDFADGVNTMDFLHNL
- a CDS encoding 4Fe-4S dicluster domain-containing protein codes for the protein MAIKITEECINCGACEPECPNNAIYEGGVEWAVSDGTTVKGSYTLMDGTVVDADQKNAPVSNDIYYITPNKCTECQGFHEEPQCAAVCPVDCCVPDEMYQETVDDLLAKKGKLHI
- a CDS encoding D-alanine--D-alanine ligase is translated as MKKKIALVTGGFSGEAQISYKSAVTIDKNLDREKFEVYKIDINPQGWFYDLPDGSKTEINKNDFSLNINGKKINFDAVFIGMHGTPGEDGKLPGFFDTLKIPYTCCDAATSAITFNKRYTVAVAKMGGINVAESVHLFRHTAYNTSEILNKLKLPVFVKPNNGGSSIGMSKVHKPEDLEEAIEKAFKEDDQVLVEQMVKGREFTVGVFKSKGEITVLPITEVMTEKDFFDFEAKYQGKSSEVTPAEIDESVANKIRNAAKKIYQVLNCRGVVRIDFIYNEEVGEPFMLEVNTIPGQTDASIIPQQVKSLGWDLKDFYSKLVEEIL
- a CDS encoding PASTA domain-containing protein, coding for MLKQITHRPLWVNLLVGLLLIIGVFTVFILSLNWLTNHGKSKTIPAVVGKNFDEAMDILKKQGFDVTVQDSIYVDTLPKFTVIKQFPSPDAVVKVNRNVYITVNRAVPPMVEMPNLVNYSFRSAEMGLKNNNLRLGDTTFKPRFDKHTVMEQWYNGAPIAPGTKIRMGSKIDLVLASGVGNLEFSVPDLRGLSYGQAKGMLESNGLVIELMQVDADITDTMNAFIYKQEPSQFDDEGKKIKIRSGQMMNVWLSRERIVIDTATKQLPL